A portion of the Glycine max cultivar Williams 82 chromosome 10, Glycine_max_v4.0, whole genome shotgun sequence genome contains these proteins:
- the LOC100798631 gene encoding uncharacterized protein isoform X1 yields MGTVNNTVDTVNAAASAIVYAESRIQPTTTVPKKRWGSCWSLCWCFGPHKNSKRVGNAVLVPEPVEPIGPVGFHPATAAPNPSTAIVMPFIVPPSSPASFLQSDPPSATQSPVGLFSLSSLTVNASGGPASIFAIGPYTYETQLVSPPVFSTFTTEPSTAPFTPPPESVQLTTPSSPEVPFAQLLASSLDRNCKSNGTNQRFALSNYEFQPYQQYPGSPGTQLVSPRSIISTSGSSTPFPDRHPVLEFHKGEAPKLLGFENFLTHKWNSRLGSGSLTPDSAGQGSRLGSGSFTPDAVKLASQLGSGCLTPDGLCQDSRFGSGSLTPDAVAPTARNDIDIGKQISEVTSIVNSENECQPKAALVDHRVSFELTGVDVPRCLANKSGSSLLGNMSGSSQGTLVEDPVDIEKIQKNSNSSCAFCSRKTSNASNDKSCNSPGEGAEQCCRKHHSFNSSKEFNFDNRKGVVSDTPANSSNWWTNKKIVGKEGRSSNSWTFFPMLQSEII; encoded by the exons ATGGGAACCGTTAACAACACCGTCGACACCGTGAATGCTGCGGCCTCCGCCATCGTCTACGCTGAATCCAGAATCCAACCCACCACCACCGTCCCG AAAAAACGCTGGGGAAGCTGCTGGAGCTTATGTTGGTGTTTTGGACCTCATAAAAACAGCAAGAGAGTGGGCAATGCTGTCCTTGTTCCTGAACCTGTTGAACCTATAGGCCCAGTTGGATTTCATCCTGCTACTGCTGCACCAAATCCTTCAACTGCTATTGTAATGCCATTCATTGTCCCTCCCTCTTCACCTGCATCTTTTCTCCAATCTGATCCTCCATCTGCTACTCAATCACCGGTTGGATTATTCTCCCTCAGTTCTCTCACTGTTAATGCTTCTGGTGGACCTGCATCCATTTTTGCCATAGGCCCTTACACCTATGAGACTCAGTTAGTCTCGCCACCTGTATTTTCTACCTTCACAACTGAACCATCTACTGCTCCGTTCACTCCACCACCTGAATCTGTGCAGCTGACAACACCATCATCCCCTGAGGTGCCATTTGCTCAATTGCTGGCATCTTCTTTAGATCGGAATTGTAAAAGTAATGGTACAAATCAGAGGTTTGCATTATCCAATTATGAGTTTCAGCCTTATCAACAATATCCAGGGAGTCCTGGCACCCAACTCGTATCACCCAGATCAATCATTTCTACTTCTGGCAGTTCTACTCCTTTCCCTGATAGACACCCAGTTCTTGAATTCCACAAAGGGGAAGCACCAAAGCTCTTGGGCTTTGAAAACTTCTTGACACATAAATGGAATTCAAGGCTTGGATCTGGGTCTTTGACGCCAGATAGTGCAGGGCAAGGTTCAAGACTAGGTTCAGGATCTTTCACACCTGATGCTGTTAAGCTAGCTTCACAATTAGGCTCTGGGTGTTTGACACCTGATGGTTTGTGTCAGGACTCAAGGTTCGGTTCTGGATCTTTGACACCTGATGCTGTAGCACCAACTGCTAGAAATGACATTGATATAGGAAAACAGATTTCTGAGGTAACATCCATTGTGAATTCAGAGAATGAGTGTCAACCCAAGGCAGCATTAGTTGATCACAgagtttcatttgaattaactGGGGTAGATGTTCCACGATGTCTAGCAAATAAATCAGGGTCTTCATTGCTTGGAAACATGTCAGGGTCTTCTCAGGGTACACTGGTTGAAGACCCCGTTGACATAGAAAAGATACAAAAAAACTCCAATAGTAGTTGTGCTTTCTGTTCAAGGAAAACTTCaaatgcttcaaatgataagtcTTGCAATTCTCCTGGAGAAGGAGCGGAACAGTGCTGTCGAAAGCATCACTCTTTTAATTCTTCCAAAGAATTTAACTTTGACAACAGAAAAGGTGTTGTTTCTGATACTCCTGCCAATAGCTCCAATTGGTGGACTAATAAAAAGATAGTTGGAAAGGAAGGTAGATCAAGCAACAGTTGGACATTCTTCCCAATGCTACAGTCAGAAATCATTTAA
- the LOC100798631 gene encoding uncharacterized protein isoform X2, which yields MPFIVPPSSPASFLQSDPPSATQSPVGLFSLSSLTVNASGGPASIFAIGPYTYETQLVSPPVFSTFTTEPSTAPFTPPPESVQLTTPSSPEVPFAQLLASSLDRNCKSNGTNQRFALSNYEFQPYQQYPGSPGTQLVSPRSIISTSGSSTPFPDRHPVLEFHKGEAPKLLGFENFLTHKWNSRLGSGSLTPDSAGQGSRLGSGSFTPDAVKLASQLGSGCLTPDGLCQDSRFGSGSLTPDAVAPTARNDIDIGKQISEVTSIVNSENECQPKAALVDHRVSFELTGVDVPRCLANKSGSSLLGNMSGSSQGTLVEDPVDIEKIQKNSNSSCAFCSRKTSNASNDKSCNSPGEGAEQCCRKHHSFNSSKEFNFDNRKGVVSDTPANSSNWWTNKKIVGKEGRSSNSWTFFPMLQSEII from the coding sequence ATGCCATTCATTGTCCCTCCCTCTTCACCTGCATCTTTTCTCCAATCTGATCCTCCATCTGCTACTCAATCACCGGTTGGATTATTCTCCCTCAGTTCTCTCACTGTTAATGCTTCTGGTGGACCTGCATCCATTTTTGCCATAGGCCCTTACACCTATGAGACTCAGTTAGTCTCGCCACCTGTATTTTCTACCTTCACAACTGAACCATCTACTGCTCCGTTCACTCCACCACCTGAATCTGTGCAGCTGACAACACCATCATCCCCTGAGGTGCCATTTGCTCAATTGCTGGCATCTTCTTTAGATCGGAATTGTAAAAGTAATGGTACAAATCAGAGGTTTGCATTATCCAATTATGAGTTTCAGCCTTATCAACAATATCCAGGGAGTCCTGGCACCCAACTCGTATCACCCAGATCAATCATTTCTACTTCTGGCAGTTCTACTCCTTTCCCTGATAGACACCCAGTTCTTGAATTCCACAAAGGGGAAGCACCAAAGCTCTTGGGCTTTGAAAACTTCTTGACACATAAATGGAATTCAAGGCTTGGATCTGGGTCTTTGACGCCAGATAGTGCAGGGCAAGGTTCAAGACTAGGTTCAGGATCTTTCACACCTGATGCTGTTAAGCTAGCTTCACAATTAGGCTCTGGGTGTTTGACACCTGATGGTTTGTGTCAGGACTCAAGGTTCGGTTCTGGATCTTTGACACCTGATGCTGTAGCACCAACTGCTAGAAATGACATTGATATAGGAAAACAGATTTCTGAGGTAACATCCATTGTGAATTCAGAGAATGAGTGTCAACCCAAGGCAGCATTAGTTGATCACAgagtttcatttgaattaactGGGGTAGATGTTCCACGATGTCTAGCAAATAAATCAGGGTCTTCATTGCTTGGAAACATGTCAGGGTCTTCTCAGGGTACACTGGTTGAAGACCCCGTTGACATAGAAAAGATACAAAAAAACTCCAATAGTAGTTGTGCTTTCTGTTCAAGGAAAACTTCaaatgcttcaaatgataagtcTTGCAATTCTCCTGGAGAAGGAGCGGAACAGTGCTGTCGAAAGCATCACTCTTTTAATTCTTCCAAAGAATTTAACTTTGACAACAGAAAAGGTGTTGTTTCTGATACTCCTGCCAATAGCTCCAATTGGTGGACTAATAAAAAGATAGTTGGAAAGGAAGGTAGATCAAGCAACAGTTGGACATTCTTCCCAATGCTACAGTCAGAAATCATTTAA
- the LOC100781849 gene encoding silicon efflux transporter LSI2, translating into MALASVPKVVFGLIAFAIFWVLAVFPAIPFLPIGRTAGSLLGAMLMVIFQVITPDEAYDTIDLPILGLLFGTMVVSTYLERADMFKYIGKLLAWKSRGAKDLLCRICVISAISSALFTNDTSCVVLTEFILKIARQHNLPPTPFLLALASSANIGSSATPIGNPQNLVIAVQSKISFGNFLIGILPAMVAGVVANAIILLIMFWKLLSVHKDEEDAGAEDVVEEYDSHRFSPATMSHYSSLNSQEWSSHLDAITVQNSPQVQILRNRSIANASESNGISSNTFDTARISSVSRDGTNGVASMAKEETSPSNSSAGVDTLIPPSERKTNFIIKWKRVLWKSCVYIITVGMLVALLLGLNMSWTAITAALALIVLDFKDATPCLEKVSYSLLIFFCGMFITVDGLNKTGIPSALWDIMEPYSHVDRASGIAILAIVILVLSNLASNVPTVLLLGGRVAASAAAISKADEKKAWLILAWASTISGNLSLLGSAANLIVCEQAIRAPNLPYTLTFWSHLKFGLPSTIIVTAIGLTFIR; encoded by the exons ATGGCACTGGCTTCTGTTCCAAAAGTGGTGTTTGGTTTAATTGCATTTGCAATCTTTTGGGTGCTAGCAGTTTTCCCAGCTATTCCATTTCTACCTATTGGGAGAACTGCAGGGTCCCTTCTTGGTGCCATGCTTATGGTCATATTCCAAGTTATTACTCCAGATGAAGCTTATGACACAATTGATCTTCCAATTCTTGGTCTTCTTTTTGGGACAATGGTTGTGAGTACTTATCTTGAAAGAGCAGACATGTTTAAGTATATAGGGAAGTTGCTGGCTTGGAAAAGTAGAGGTGCAAAGGACTTGCTTTGTAGGATTTGTGTTATCTCTGCTATCTCAAGTGCTCTTTTCACAAATGACACATCTTGTGTTGTTTTAACTGAATTCATATTGAAGATTGCAAGGCAGCATAACCTCCCTCCAACACCCTTCCTACTTGCCCTTGCTTCAAGTGCTAATATTGGATCCTCAGCAACTCCAATTGGCAACCCTCAAAACCTGGTTATAGCTGTTCAGAGTAAGATATCATTTGGGAATTTTCTGATTGGTATTCTTCCTGCTATGGTGGCAGGAGTTGTAGCAAATGCTATAATTCTCCTAATAATGTTTTGGAAGTTGTTATCTGTTCataaggatgaagaagatgcAGGTGCAGAAGATGTGGTAGAGGAGTATGATTCCCATCGGTTTTCTCCGGCCACAATGTCTCATTATTCATCCTTGAATTCTCAAGAATGGAGTTCCCATCTTGATGCTATTACTGTTCAGAACTCTCCTCAGGTTCAGATTCTAAGAAACCGGTCAATTGCAAATGCAAGTGAAAGTAATGGGATTTCTAGCAACACTTTTGATACTGCAAGAATCTCAAGTGTATCAAGGGATGGAACAAATGGTGTGGCATCTATGGCAAAGGAGGAAACTAGCCCTTCAAATTCGTCAGCAGGAGTAGATACACTTATTCCCCCTTCAGAAAGAAAAaccaattttatcataaaatggAAAAGGGTACTGTGGAAATCTTGTGTTTACATCATCACAGTTGGAATGCTGGTTGCTTTACTTCTAGGTTTAAATATGTCATGGACTGCAATTACTGCTGCACTTGCTCTCATAGTTCTTGATTTCAAAGATGCTACACCATGTTTAGAGAAG GTTTCGTATTCACTTTTGATATTCTTTTGTGGAATGTTTATTACAGTGGATGGCCTCAATAAAACTGGAATTCCAAGTGCTCTGTGGGACATAATGGAGCCCTATTCTCATGTTGATCGTGCTAGTGGAATTGCAATACTTGCAATTGTCATACTTGTCCTATCAAATTTGGCTTCAAATGTACCAACAG TTCTCTTGCTTGGAGGAAGGGTAGCAGCCTCAGCTGCTGCAATTTCCAAAGCAGATGAGAAGAAGGCATGGCTGATATTGGCTTGGGCCAGCACCATATCAGGGAATCTCTCATTGTTGGGATCAGCTGCTAACTTGATAGTGTGTGAACAGGCGATCCGTGCGCCAAACCTACCATACACATTAACCTTCTGGAGTCACCTGAAATTTGGCCTTCCTTCCACAATCATAGTCACTGCTATTGGTTTGACATTCATAAGATGA